A DNA window from Acetobacter aceti NBRC 14818 contains the following coding sequences:
- a CDS encoding flavin reductase, which produces MQPDDIVVDEQTFVPAELFREAMSRLGAPVTVVATDGPAGRQGLTVSAITSVSDTPPTVLVCLNRSNRSHEAFRRNGVVGISILGRGHDDVAGVFASSRRTPEEKFASGVWRVGKTGAPLLDDAAVTLDCVIEDIRTSGTHDVLFCAVRDIVISDAVAAGLAWCGRTFHHLPFAPLAASLKVENTV; this is translated from the coding sequence ATGCAGCCTGACGACATTGTGGTCGATGAGCAGACTTTTGTCCCGGCTGAACTGTTTCGGGAAGCCATGAGCCGTCTCGGAGCACCCGTGACGGTCGTGGCTACCGACGGTCCGGCCGGTCGTCAGGGCCTGACTGTCTCCGCCATAACAAGCGTGAGTGATACGCCTCCGACGGTTCTCGTCTGCCTCAATCGCAGCAATCGTTCTCACGAAGCATTCCGACGCAACGGCGTGGTTGGAATCAGCATTCTTGGCCGCGGTCATGACGATGTGGCAGGTGTGTTCGCCAGTTCCCGGCGCACGCCCGAAGAGAAATTCGCTTCCGGTGTCTGGCGCGTTGGAAAAACAGGTGCGCCGCTTCTCGATGATGCAGCCGTGACGCTGGACTGCGTGATTGAGGATATCCGCACGTCAGGAACACATGATGTGCTGTTCTGTGCGGTCCGCGACATCGTCATCAGCGACGCGGTTGCCGCCGGTCTTGCTTGGTGCGGTCGCACTTTTCACCATCTTCCCTTTGCGCCGCTCGCGGCTTCTCTGAAAGTTGAGAATACGGTCTGA
- a CDS encoding peroxiredoxin-like family protein, translated as MTSSASVAPLRAKFRELEEERERTWEPAALAVNVNQRATLIRDHGKTASAVKAGDVLPPLALSAVDGSTVSLDDLVAKGPAVLVFFRFAGCPACNIALPHYRDTLWPELKASGIPLLAISPQPTALLSEIATRHDLPFPVATDAGLKLSRALGLTYTFDEPSRQSALAKGGKSEALNGLENTWELPKPAVIVIGPGRVVRFADVSPDWMDRTESDRVLAALGLEKGKASHAA; from the coding sequence ATGACGTCATCCGCATCTGTAGCCCCTCTCCGCGCCAAGTTCCGGGAACTGGAAGAAGAGCGCGAGCGCACGTGGGAGCCCGCGGCTCTGGCCGTAAACGTCAATCAGCGGGCCACACTGATCCGCGATCACGGCAAGACCGCATCTGCCGTAAAGGCAGGAGACGTGCTGCCGCCGCTCGCGCTGTCTGCCGTGGACGGAAGCACGGTGTCACTGGATGATCTGGTGGCGAAAGGACCGGCCGTTCTGGTGTTCTTCCGCTTTGCTGGATGTCCGGCCTGTAACATTGCTCTTCCCCATTATCGCGATACATTGTGGCCTGAACTGAAAGCGTCCGGCATTCCCCTTCTGGCGATCTCTCCCCAGCCGACGGCGCTTCTTTCCGAGATTGCCACGCGCCATGACCTGCCTTTCCCGGTCGCAACCGATGCAGGGCTGAAGCTGTCACGCGCATTGGGTCTTACCTACACATTCGATGAACCATCCCGGCAGAGCGCGCTCGCAAAGGGCGGAAAGAGCGAAGCACTGAACGGTCTCGAAAATACATGGGAACTTCCCAAGCCTGCCGTGATCGTCATCGGTCCCGGGCGTGTCGTACGCTTTGCCGACGTCTCGCCTGACTGGATGGACCGCACGGAAAGTGACCGTGTTCTGGCGGCACTGGGACTGGAGAAAGGAAAAGCCTCCCATGCAGCCTGA
- a CDS encoding LysR substrate-binding domain-containing protein → MSQSTRPSSGPPADPYLNAPLPQRMARNVPSELLRSFVAIVEAGSMAQATETIFLTQSALSLQMKRLEDVLQQKLFRRDGRRLILTPIGEELVGYARQLLALNDRIMCKLGQDSEPEPITVGMVQDFADTLLPDVLGQFRLAHPRSRLVIQIGGSAELLDLFDRSRLDLVLCLGQHGDRSGATWKVVGHDRMAWIGDPAIAELSEVPLVLLEPPCRFRDAALRALTQERRDYRLVLETPNLPAMRAGVRGGLGVSCRTRRFATAEGLPTITSDALPAVPEIETILVRRNRLGDAANDIGDLLAAAAGA, encoded by the coding sequence ATGTCCCAGTCTACCCGGCCTTCTTCTGGCCCTCCCGCTGATCCCTATCTGAACGCTCCCCTGCCTCAACGCATGGCCCGCAATGTTCCCAGCGAACTTCTGCGATCATTCGTGGCGATCGTGGAAGCAGGTTCCATGGCGCAGGCAACCGAGACGATTTTCCTGACACAGTCCGCGCTCAGCCTGCAGATGAAACGTCTGGAAGACGTGCTCCAGCAGAAGCTTTTCCGACGTGATGGACGTCGCCTGATTCTGACGCCCATCGGAGAGGAACTGGTCGGATATGCCCGTCAGCTTCTCGCGCTCAACGACCGGATCATGTGCAAGCTCGGTCAGGACTCGGAGCCGGAACCGATCACTGTCGGTATGGTGCAGGATTTTGCCGACACACTCCTTCCGGACGTGCTTGGACAGTTCCGTCTGGCGCATCCGCGTTCCCGCCTTGTGATCCAGATTGGTGGATCAGCAGAACTCCTGGATCTGTTCGACCGCTCCCGACTCGATCTCGTTCTGTGCCTTGGACAGCATGGAGACCGTTCCGGCGCGACATGGAAAGTGGTGGGGCATGACCGTATGGCGTGGATCGGGGATCCGGCCATCGCCGAGTTGTCTGAAGTGCCGCTTGTTCTTCTCGAGCCACCCTGCCGTTTTCGGGACGCTGCTTTGCGTGCTCTGACACAGGAGCGACGTGACTACCGGCTGGTACTGGAAACACCCAATCTGCCAGCCATGCGGGCGGGGGTCCGTGGTGGGCTTGGTGTGAGTTGCCGTACACGCCGGTTCGCCACGGCTGAAGGGCTGCCCACAATCACAAGTGACGCTCTTCCCGCTGTCCCAGAGATCGAAACCATTCTCGTCCGCCGCAACCGTCTCGGGGATGCTGCAAACGATATCGGGGATCTGCTGGCAGCAGCGGCTGGCGCTTGA
- a CDS encoding LLM class flavin-dependent oxidoreductase, whose translation MSVEFIGYVGSRNHSEIIPPSGPVVDPKHIETAAKIHENGGFDRVLVAFHSNSPESILIAQHAASVAPDLGLLIAHRPGFNAPTIVARQLATLDNLTRGRVAVHIITGGSDLELQADGDHTTKAQRYARTSEYLDIVRKEWSETSPFDYKGAFYDVRGANSLVHPYNADAIPVYFGGSSAEAIEVAGKHADVYALWGETYEQVAETVSRVRAAAAKHGRSPRFSLSLRPILAETEEAAWARADRILEKARVLQETTGFVRNKDVPNEGSRRLLAAASQGRRLDKRLWTGIAELTGAKGNSTSLVGTPQQVAEALIDYYRLGISTFLIRGFDPLLDAYEYGRDLIPLVRELVAEEDTRRLTRVA comes from the coding sequence ATGTCCGTCGAGTTCATCGGTTACGTCGGCAGCCGCAATCATTCAGAGATCATCCCGCCATCAGGTCCGGTCGTTGATCCAAAACATATCGAAACAGCGGCGAAAATTCATGAGAATGGCGGATTCGACCGCGTTCTGGTCGCCTTCCATTCCAATTCACCCGAAAGCATTCTTATCGCCCAGCACGCGGCGTCTGTCGCGCCGGATCTCGGTCTTCTGATCGCTCATCGTCCCGGTTTCAATGCGCCTACTATCGTCGCGCGTCAGCTTGCCACGCTCGACAACCTCACGCGGGGACGTGTTGCCGTGCATATCATCACGGGCGGTAGTGATTTGGAGCTGCAGGCTGACGGCGATCATACGACTAAAGCCCAGCGTTACGCCCGCACCAGTGAGTATCTCGATATTGTGCGGAAGGAGTGGAGCGAAACCTCGCCATTCGATTACAAGGGCGCGTTCTATGACGTCCGTGGCGCCAATTCGCTGGTCCATCCGTATAATGCAGATGCCATTCCTGTTTACTTCGGCGGTTCTTCGGCGGAAGCGATCGAAGTCGCCGGCAAGCATGCCGATGTCTATGCCCTGTGGGGTGAAACCTACGAGCAGGTGGCCGAAACCGTCTCACGAGTTCGCGCGGCTGCCGCGAAACATGGTCGGTCGCCGCGCTTCTCGCTCTCACTACGGCCTATTCTCGCGGAAACGGAAGAGGCGGCATGGGCGCGCGCCGATCGTATTCTTGAAAAAGCCCGCGTTCTTCAGGAAACGACTGGATTTGTTCGGAATAAAGATGTGCCCAATGAAGGATCGCGTCGCCTTCTGGCTGCGGCCTCGCAGGGAAGGCGGCTCGACAAGCGTCTCTGGACCGGGATTGCGGAACTGACCGGGGCCAAGGGAAACTCCACTTCGCTTGTCGGCACACCCCAGCAGGTTGCTGAAGCGCTCATCGATTATTACCGGCTCGGAATTTCCACATTCCTGATCCGTGGGTTTGATCCGCTGCTTGATGCATATGAATATGGCCGTGATCTGATCCCGCTGGTTCGTGAACTGGTGGCGGAAGAGGATACTCGCCGCCTGACACGCGTGGCCTGA
- a CDS encoding NAD(P)-dependent oxidoreductase translates to MSDTHERPVLLDQIGGPIATVLTDYAQQVRVVEGNRDTAEPWQTAGADILLTGPSPAWAKAPSSPPASWQDGPRWVQIASAGIDSFPKWLTEGRIVTCGRGDAATPIAEYVLSALLHHERQVDVLHPVTPQQWTDVTAPFRQNPVTGTLYGRTLGLAGYGAIGRAIASRALAFGMRVRVFRRSAWTEVDDGIEPVSSLSELFHQADHLVLAMPLTSETRGVINEDILRSAKEGLHLVNVARGALVDQDALLRALDSGRPAFATLDVTTPEPLPAGHPLYTHPRVRLTPHISWVGPDVRANLVQRIRTNLSRFLRNEPLLDVIDPERGY, encoded by the coding sequence ATGTCCGACACACATGAACGTCCCGTGCTCCTTGATCAGATCGGTGGTCCCATCGCCACCGTTCTGACCGATTATGCGCAGCAGGTGCGTGTGGTCGAGGGCAACCGCGACACCGCAGAGCCCTGGCAGACCGCAGGTGCCGACATTCTGCTGACCGGACCTTCTCCCGCGTGGGCGAAAGCGCCATCGTCACCTCCAGCCTCATGGCAGGATGGTCCACGCTGGGTTCAGATTGCATCTGCCGGAATAGACAGTTTTCCAAAGTGGTTGACGGAAGGCCGGATCGTGACCTGCGGGCGTGGCGACGCCGCTACACCGATTGCGGAATATGTGCTCTCCGCCCTGCTGCATCACGAGCGGCAGGTAGATGTGCTGCATCCTGTCACACCGCAGCAATGGACTGATGTCACCGCACCTTTCCGGCAGAATCCCGTGACCGGCACCCTGTATGGACGCACGCTGGGTCTTGCGGGTTACGGTGCGATAGGGCGGGCTATCGCCTCCCGGGCCCTTGCTTTCGGCATGCGTGTCCGGGTGTTTCGCCGTAGCGCGTGGACAGAAGTAGACGATGGCATCGAACCCGTCTCTTCACTCAGTGAGCTTTTCCATCAGGCCGATCATCTTGTTCTGGCCATGCCGCTTACTTCCGAGACGCGAGGTGTCATCAACGAGGATATCCTGCGTTCTGCAAAGGAAGGATTGCACCTCGTCAATGTCGCACGCGGGGCGCTTGTAGATCAGGATGCGCTTCTGCGTGCTCTGGATTCTGGCCGACCGGCTTTCGCTACACTGGATGTCACCACACCTGAACCTCTTCCCGCCGGACATCCGCTCTATACGCATCCCCGTGTCCGGCTGACGCCTCATATCAGCTGGGTCGGGCCGGACGTTCGCGCCAATCTTGTGCAGCGTATCCGGACCAATCTGTCCCGTTTCCTCAGAAATGAACCCCTTCTCGACGTGATCGATCCAGAACGTGGCTACTGA
- a CDS encoding class II aldolase/adducin family protein, producing the protein MNAISPVAAPKARTFRLEPRPPAASYEEERLHRKQRLAATFRLFGRYGFDQGLAGHVTARDPEFPDQYWINPLGVHFSQIRTSNLQLVDHDGNILIGNRPINTAGFTIHSALHRARPDVIAAAHTHSTYGKAFSALGVPLLPLTQDSCAFYEDHAVFDPFSGVVLEDSEGDRLAETLGNRSALILQNHGLLTVGHSVETAAWRFISMDNAAHAQLLAQAAGPLKPISHDIASKTAAQVGTEQGGYFSFQPLWDWIVAQEPDLLD; encoded by the coding sequence ATGAACGCCATTTCTCCCGTTGCAGCTCCCAAGGCCCGCACTTTCAGGCTTGAGCCCCGTCCACCGGCGGCATCGTATGAAGAAGAGCGGCTGCATCGCAAACAGCGATTGGCAGCCACGTTCCGTCTGTTCGGACGTTATGGTTTCGATCAGGGTCTGGCAGGCCATGTGACGGCGCGTGATCCGGAATTCCCCGATCAGTACTGGATCAATCCTTTGGGTGTGCATTTTTCGCAGATCCGTACATCCAACCTGCAACTCGTTGATCATGACGGGAATATCCTGATTGGAAATCGTCCTATCAATACGGCGGGTTTCACCATTCATTCCGCACTGCACAGGGCGCGCCCGGATGTGATTGCCGCAGCCCATACCCATTCCACTTACGGCAAGGCTTTCTCCGCTCTCGGTGTTCCTTTACTGCCGCTCACTCAGGATTCCTGCGCTTTTTACGAAGATCATGCTGTTTTCGATCCTTTTTCGGGTGTGGTGCTGGAAGACAGCGAGGGGGATCGTCTGGCCGAGACACTGGGCAACCGGAGTGCCCTCATTCTCCAGAATCATGGTCTGCTGACGGTCGGTCATTCCGTGGAAACAGCTGCGTGGCGTTTCATTTCAATGGATAATGCCGCTCATGCCCAGCTTCTCGCGCAGGCTGCGGGACCGCTGAAGCCGATCTCTCATGATATAGCCAGCAAGACTGCCGCACAGGTCGGCACGGAACAGGGTGGCTATTTCTCGTTCCAGCCTCTGTGGGACTGGATTGTCGCGCAGGAACCCGACCTTCTCGACTAA
- a CDS encoding cysteine dioxygenase family protein codes for MTTISSLRDFIVDFTKLHDTDSDPQKLQAEGAKLLRRLVSRDDWLPDEFAQPSPERYSQYLLHCDPLERFSVVSFVWGPGQKTPLHDHRVWGLIGMLRGRESETQYERDATGHFHARETSFLEPGEVATLAPGVNDYHLVANALEDETSISIHVYGANIGGVSRATYDPETGAEKTFISGYSSEETPNLWDRSRERQAA; via the coding sequence ATGACCACAATTTCTTCCCTGCGCGATTTCATCGTTGATTTCACGAAACTTCACGATACGGACAGTGATCCGCAGAAACTTCAGGCGGAAGGAGCAAAACTCCTCCGCAGGCTGGTCTCCCGAGACGACTGGCTGCCTGACGAATTCGCGCAGCCTAGTCCGGAACGTTACAGCCAGTATCTCCTGCATTGCGATCCACTGGAGCGTTTTTCAGTCGTCAGCTTTGTCTGGGGGCCAGGTCAGAAAACTCCCCTGCACGATCATCGTGTATGGGGCCTGATTGGCATGTTGCGTGGTCGTGAGAGCGAAACACAGTATGAGCGTGACGCAACAGGTCATTTTCATGCCAGGGAAACCAGCTTTCTGGAACCGGGTGAAGTCGCAACCCTGGCTCCGGGCGTCAATGATTATCATCTTGTGGCCAATGCGCTGGAGGATGAAACGTCGATCTCCATTCATGTCTATGGCGCCAATATTGGCGGCGTTTCCCGTGCCACCTACGATCCGGAAACCGGCGCGGAGAAAACCTTTATTTCGGGCTATTCCAGCGAAGAGACACCCAATCTGTGGGATCGTTCCCGCGAAAGGCAGGCAGCATGA
- a CDS encoding rhodanese-like domain-containing protein: MNALFPSDAPIAETASETVRERLRAGKEIALLDVREEAFFAAGHPLFAVNLPLGRIEELVTALIPRHTVQVVVYDNGEGLVRPAVELLRQLGYADVSALTGGLDGWRASGGELFIDVNVPSKAFGELVEHVRHTPSLPAEEVHARIARGDDLVILDARRFVEYNTMSIPGGRSVPGAELALRVRDIAPSPDTTVIVNCAGRTRSIIGTQSLVNAEIPNPVFALRNGTIGWTLAGFELDHEASRKAPDFTEANHVKARQRAQELAEKTGVEFITPVQFKELESRADRSLYRLDVRSPEEYESEHLEAFRSAPGGQLVQATDEWIGVRHGTIVLTDTDGVRSRMTGHWLRQLGWKHVYVLDDWTGLKRETGPQPVLLSRSLADIPSITPADLLTQNKGSNPPLILDLATSRIFRTEHIPGAFFVIPTDLVSPPDVLKKRGVVLTSPDGIAAQIAARHLVENGVAVQVLQGGTAAWKAYGQALEAGLFKENSLSEPVDIYKRPYEGTDNAREAMQAYLDWEFGLVAQLERDGTHGFSVLET, encoded by the coding sequence ATGAACGCGCTCTTCCCTTCTGACGCACCGATTGCGGAAACTGCTTCGGAAACCGTCCGTGAACGGCTGCGTGCCGGTAAGGAAATTGCTCTTCTTGATGTGCGTGAAGAAGCTTTTTTTGCAGCAGGGCACCCGCTTTTTGCGGTCAATCTCCCGTTGGGACGTATTGAAGAGCTGGTTACAGCCCTTATTCCCCGCCATACCGTGCAGGTCGTGGTGTATGACAATGGAGAGGGGCTTGTCCGCCCTGCCGTCGAGTTGCTCAGGCAATTGGGTTATGCGGATGTTTCGGCTCTGACGGGTGGCCTGGACGGTTGGCGTGCATCCGGAGGCGAACTGTTCATCGACGTGAATGTGCCGTCCAAGGCGTTCGGCGAACTGGTCGAGCATGTCCGCCATACGCCTTCCCTGCCAGCGGAAGAGGTACATGCCCGCATCGCGCGAGGCGATGATCTTGTCATTCTCGATGCACGGCGTTTCGTGGAATACAACACGATGTCCATTCCCGGCGGTCGCTCCGTGCCCGGGGCAGAACTCGCCCTACGGGTGCGCGATATAGCGCCGTCACCGGATACCACGGTGATCGTGAACTGCGCTGGCCGCACGCGTTCGATCATTGGCACGCAGTCTCTGGTCAATGCAGAAATTCCCAACCCTGTGTTTGCCCTGCGCAATGGCACGATCGGCTGGACGTTGGCCGGGTTCGAACTCGATCATGAGGCCAGTCGCAAAGCTCCGGATTTCACGGAGGCAAATCACGTCAAAGCGCGACAGAGAGCGCAGGAGCTTGCCGAAAAGACGGGTGTTGAGTTCATCACGCCTGTCCAGTTTAAAGAACTTGAAAGCAGGGCAGACCGTTCCCTATACCGGCTCGACGTGCGGTCACCGGAGGAATATGAATCCGAACATCTGGAGGCGTTCCGATCCGCCCCCGGTGGTCAGCTGGTGCAGGCAACGGATGAATGGATCGGTGTTCGTCACGGCACGATCGTTCTGACAGATACGGATGGTGTTCGTTCCCGCATGACAGGCCACTGGCTGCGTCAGCTTGGCTGGAAGCATGTGTATGTTCTGGATGACTGGACAGGGCTGAAGCGGGAAACGGGGCCACAACCTGTTCTCCTGTCGCGTTCTCTTGCTGATATTCCTTCGATCACACCAGCTGATCTTCTGACTCAGAATAAGGGATCCAACCCGCCCTTGATCCTTGACCTTGCTACCAGTCGGATATTCAGAACAGAGCATATTCCCGGAGCTTTTTTTGTCATTCCAACGGATCTGGTGTCCCCTCCCGATGTTCTGAAGAAGAGAGGGGTTGTTCTGACTTCTCCTGATGGCATTGCTGCACAGATTGCCGCTCGGCATCTTGTGGAAAATGGTGTCGCAGTACAAGTGCTGCAAGGCGGAACCGCAGCATGGAAAGCATATGGTCAGGCGCTTGAAGCGGGTCTATTCAAAGAAAATAGTCTTTCAGAACCAGTAGATATCTACAAACGACCTTATGAAGGCACTGACAATGCCCGTGAAGCCATGCAGGCTTATCTGGATTGGGAGTTTGGTCTTGTCGCCCAGCTTGAGCGAGACGGCACCCACGGTTTTTCTGTGCTGGAAACGTAA
- a CDS encoding TonB-dependent receptor — MRASTQAETVNVTGKSRTARKEAILQKTPSSATLMSAERLDRLGVQSTKQLARLTPNLYIPNNMPGYSVINYFIRGIGEIDPQGEPSVGTYIDGVYLPRNMGNMQELLDVENIQIDRGPVTSIGHQSEGGAVHINTIVPTNKRRVVVQTGYGTYNEWQVGVAASGAILKDKIYGSIAFDHHARDGVDHNYAVNKDTNNIDYTQARGKLRFTPNEDWDITLAFDGTVDGSTNRGVGNMLNYYKYGNYNPAFPKNNYSQAGFTGNVRYTISPHLTLFSITGIRGYDDKGMYDNFGDAYSRSSQQLYYKDRMYSEELRLHGDYGKLDFNVGAYFLYEDWFTNRNANNPYGTMTNNPADIRYMPVNAVIDQLNRNWAVYGEAHYHLTPTVTLTAGLRFNWENHSNSETLSYLAGGNHITTVANQLATLLSSSPQGGIAWTASGNKSWTQLLPKGAISWQARPNLMTYASISQGGKSAGYDFRAQSPGATGSLQASIPYKPEIVTTYEVGMKTDPLPGRIRFNGALFWNQFDDIQLTTLDPSSGLSRRFNAGKGHSVGAEIETFVKITKDLDFHYTASYLYSSLDKFKGNAARIALADGSLYNTTPYAGAPLPWSPRFQNAGSLTYHIPVSLPGTFVIGADVSFQTNLHTTSQANRQDRIPAQTYVNAMMSWTSPDKRWQLQVQGRNLLDHRYLQGTAFTQGRGVPIYYSGYYTDPRTIYATARFTL, encoded by the coding sequence GTGCGTGCATCGACGCAGGCCGAAACCGTAAACGTTACAGGGAAAAGTCGCACGGCCCGCAAGGAAGCCATCCTTCAGAAAACACCATCTTCCGCGACATTGATGTCCGCGGAGCGTCTTGATCGTCTGGGAGTGCAAAGCACGAAACAGCTCGCACGTCTGACACCCAATCTCTATATCCCCAATAATATGCCAGGCTATTCAGTCATAAATTACTTCATTCGTGGCATTGGTGAAATTGATCCGCAGGGTGAGCCTTCTGTCGGCACCTATATCGATGGGGTCTATCTGCCGCGCAACATGGGTAACATGCAGGAACTGCTCGACGTGGAGAATATCCAGATCGATCGCGGGCCTGTCACATCTATCGGCCACCAGTCCGAGGGGGGTGCGGTGCATATCAATACCATCGTGCCGACCAACAAACGGCGCGTGGTAGTCCAGACCGGTTATGGCACCTACAATGAATGGCAGGTCGGGGTGGCCGCAAGTGGCGCCATCCTGAAAGACAAGATCTATGGTAGTATAGCATTTGATCATCATGCCCGTGACGGCGTGGATCATAACTATGCTGTCAATAAAGACACCAATAATATCGACTACACACAGGCACGCGGGAAACTCCGCTTTACGCCGAATGAAGACTGGGACATCACTCTTGCCTTCGATGGAACCGTTGATGGGAGCACCAACCGCGGCGTCGGGAATATGTTGAATTACTACAAATACGGTAATTATAACCCAGCTTTTCCAAAAAACAATTACTCACAGGCCGGTTTTACCGGCAATGTCCGCTATACTATTTCCCCACATCTGACCCTGTTTTCGATCACGGGCATCCGGGGATATGACGATAAAGGGATGTACGACAATTTTGGCGATGCCTATTCTCGATCATCTCAACAACTCTATTACAAAGATAGAATGTATTCAGAAGAGCTCCGTCTCCATGGTGATTACGGCAAACTTGATTTCAATGTCGGTGCCTATTTCCTTTACGAAGACTGGTTTACAAATCGCAACGCTAACAATCCTTATGGTACAATGACGAATAATCCGGCAGATATACGCTATATGCCGGTCAATGCGGTCATTGATCAGCTCAATCGCAACTGGGCTGTTTACGGAGAGGCGCATTATCATCTCACCCCGACAGTAACTCTGACAGCGGGATTACGGTTCAATTGGGAGAATCACTCAAACTCTGAAACGCTGAGCTATCTCGCGGGTGGTAATCACATTACTACAGTGGCCAACCAGCTTGCGACACTCCTGTCTTCATCACCGCAGGGTGGCATCGCTTGGACCGCCTCTGGCAACAAGAGCTGGACACAGCTTCTACCCAAAGGAGCGATCAGCTGGCAGGCGCGCCCAAATCTGATGACATATGCTTCCATCTCACAGGGTGGCAAATCAGCAGGATACGATTTCCGTGCGCAATCACCCGGAGCCACAGGCAGTCTCCAGGCGTCCATCCCTTACAAGCCCGAAATTGTCACGACCTACGAAGTCGGCATGAAAACCGATCCTCTACCCGGGCGCATACGCTTCAACGGTGCTCTGTTCTGGAATCAGTTTGATGATATCCAGTTGACAACGCTTGATCCATCTTCGGGATTGAGCCGTCGGTTTAACGCAGGAAAAGGTCATTCTGTAGGTGCCGAGATCGAAACATTCGTCAAGATCACGAAAGATCTCGATTTTCACTATACCGCTTCCTATCTTTATTCCTCTCTGGACAAGTTTAAAGGAAATGCCGCACGGATAGCTCTGGCTGACGGCAGTCTTTACAACACGACGCCTTATGCAGGAGCGCCACTCCCCTGGTCGCCCCGCTTTCAGAATGCGGGCTCTCTGACCTATCATATTCCCGTGTCTCTTCCGGGAACCTTCGTGATCGGTGCAGACGTTTCCTTCCAGACCAATCTGCACACAACATCTCAGGCCAACCGGCAGGACCGGATTCCCGCCCAGACCTATGTCAACGCCATGATGAGTTGGACCAGTCCCGATAAGCGCTGGCAGCTACAGGTACAAGGACGCAATCTGTTGGATCATCGCTATCTGCAGGGAACAGCCTTTACACAGGGACGCGGTGTTCCGATTTACTATTCAGGATATTACACCGATCCTCGCACGATTTACGCAACTGCACGATTTACATTGTAA
- a CDS encoding ABC transporter substrate-binding protein, translating into MTSFTRYLSRRRFGLGALSSLCSAPLLTSGSLHAEELSSVTLRVASFRGMDSTILPAAGLTDFPYKVEFSEFNSGNLIAQAINADAIDVGQWSEIPLAFIAASNARVKVVAAIDGATTNQAVIVPANSSARSFADLKNRKIGYIRSTTAHYFLIRMLAKAGLTLADITPVPLGMSQGLTALKSGSLDAWATYGYVIPMLVGDGSARILESAENILSGHYFIGANPVRLPDPAFRLAVADYINRLGKAYALLTQNKEKWAKVISPVIQVPENIVLSDLNAQNRPFRIRPWNEDDIRSAQNVVDTFIEQRLISTRPDFKSVFSNDLTPLLKG; encoded by the coding sequence ATGACATCTTTCACGAGATACCTTTCTCGCCGTCGTTTTGGTCTTGGCGCGCTTTCCTCTCTTTGCAGTGCACCGCTTCTCACATCCGGCAGTCTTCATGCGGAAGAACTTTCATCCGTTACCCTGCGCGTTGCGAGTTTTCGAGGAATGGATTCTACAATCCTGCCTGCAGCCGGTCTTACAGATTTTCCATACAAGGTGGAATTCAGCGAGTTCAATTCCGGAAATCTTATTGCACAGGCAATCAACGCTGATGCAATTGACGTTGGGCAATGGAGCGAAATCCCTCTGGCCTTTATTGCCGCCTCAAACGCACGCGTGAAAGTGGTTGCTGCCATTGATGGAGCGACAACCAATCAGGCGGTTATTGTGCCAGCCAACTCTTCTGCCCGCTCATTCGCCGATCTGAAAAATCGCAAGATTGGGTATATCCGTTCTACAACCGCTCATTATTTCCTGATCCGTATGCTTGCGAAGGCAGGTCTCACTCTTGCTGACATCACGCCTGTGCCTTTGGGCATGAGCCAGGGGCTTACGGCGCTGAAGTCAGGCAGTCTCGACGCCTGGGCAACCTATGGGTATGTGATTCCCATGCTTGTGGGTGATGGCTCTGCACGTATTCTGGAGAGTGCTGAAAATATCCTTTCCGGACATTACTTCATCGGAGCTAATCCTGTTCGGCTTCCCGATCCAGCATTTCGATTGGCTGTTGCAGATTACATCAATCGTTTGGGAAAGGCTTATGCGCTTCTGACGCAGAATAAGGAGAAGTGGGCAAAGGTCATTTCTCCAGTCATTCAGGTTCCGGAAAACATCGTGCTGAGCGATCTCAATGCACAGAACCGCCCGTTTCGTATACGTCCCTGGAACGAAGATGATATTAGAAGCGCACAGAATGTTGTCGATACCTTTATCGAACAACGTCTGATTTCTACACGCCCGGATTTCAAATCTGTTTTTTCAAATGATCTGACACCGCTCCTCAAAGGATAG